CACACCTCCTGAAAGAGGCGCTTCAGCTTTCCTTCAAAGTCGGTTGAGTTATCAATAACACGGAGATGAGGGTGTCCAATCCATGCCTCGAGCGTCTTTGCGTCCTGCGTACGCGCTTCCTCGAGAGTCTCGCGACGAGCGGTATTGTTAGCAAGCGTGTAAAACGCCTCTGCGCCTAGTGCGGCAGTGACCAGATGGAACGCCGCGTGATAGGGGAGGTCGCGGATATGAGGAATTGAGAGTCCGAATTCACGCACCAGCGCCTCGAAGAATGCTGGCTTTGTGTACGCGAGGATATCCATGAACCCGCGGTCGCAGAGCACCACTTTCCTTTTTGCGCTTGAGTGTCGTACGTAACGACGGAAGTTCACCTCTTTTGCGAGCGTTTCCTCGAATACAATATGCTCGAACGTGTCAAAGTCGAACCCGTTCGCTTCTGGACGAATGCCGGCATTGATGAGGTTGGTCGGAGTCTCGGAAAAAATAAAGACAGTAAAACCTAAATTAGAGAGTTTTTCTTGGAGGTAACAAAAGCCCGTCGTCTTGCCAGCACATGGTCCGCCCTCGAATACGAGGAATACGGTATCATCCACCGAAAAACACTCAATGATTTCCCGTTCGTTCCTGAAGCGAGGAAGCATCGGCATCACCTCGTCTCCTTTCTCCCTGTATCCTAACTCGCCCACCACCTTTTTGAAAGCGTTGAAAAAGAGGTAGAATCGAGATACTCTACGCAAAGATGCAACGGCCCAAGAAAACTACAATGAACAAGAAAGCGGGAAGCGTCACGACCAAAGGTGGCGAGCTTGATATGAGTATCAAGCCGACAGACGATTTCTTTAATTTCGTAAATGGCACCTGGCGCGCGCAGAACCCCATACCACCCACTGAAAAGAGTTGGGGGTCATTTGACATCCTACAAAAGAAAAACCTGCAAGAACTTCGCGTGATTCTCGAGGAATTACGGAGAGGGGTGGCAGACGTGTCCGATAGAGAAGTTAGTCTCCTCCGAGGCTATTACGTGAGTGCCATGGATGCGCAAACGTGCAACGATCTTGGTGTGGGTCCGCTCCTTCCGGTCTTTCAAAGAATTGATGCTATCCAAACGATTGAGGAGATGGTTCTTCTTGTCGCCCAATTTCATAGAGACGGCATAAGCGCTCTATTCCCCCTCTACGCGTACAGGAATCTTGTCGAAGCAGATGTCGTCGAATTTGCCCTAGGACAAGGAGTGTTTGGGCTTCCGGACAAGATATACTATGTTTCTTCCGACAAGCATATGCAGGACATGCGTCGTGCGTACGAGAAACATGTGCAAGCCATGTTTTTGCTCTCTGGACTCTCGCGTAAGGAAGCACACGATAGCGGGCGCATTGTTCTTGAGATCGAAACTGCGTTCGCGAGTGCATCACGGACAAGTACTGAGTTGCGACAGATTGAGAAGACATTGAACCCGCGTACCTTGGAGGAGCTTGAGCGCGATGCCCCGGCGGTCCCATGGCAGCGCTATTTCAAGGAACTCGGAGCAGTTCCTCCCGAACGGCTGAACGT
This portion of the Parcubacteria group bacterium genome encodes:
- a CDS encoding AAA family ATPase, which translates into the protein MPMLPRFRNEREIIECFSVDDTVFLVFEGGPCAGKTTGFCYLQEKLSNLGFTVFIFSETPTNLINAGIRPEANGFDFDTFEHIVFEETLAKEVNFRRYVRHSSAKRKVVLCDRGFMDILAYTKPAFFEALVREFGLSIPHIRDLPYHAAFHLVTAALGAEAFYTLANNTARRETLEEARTQDAKTLEAWIGHPHLRVIDNSTDFEGKLKRLFQEVCRVLGIPVPLEIERKYLIDPSFEPEQLPVPFVRVDIEQMYLSGGATGNEGRIRRRGQNGASVYYRTHKWELPGTFARAETEKHISSETYGELAQLRDPGFAVVQKDRYCFVWQGQYFELDRFHGPAPGLLLLEIELTEENSAVSLPPFFAGAKDVTGNKMYSNYEIARIRI